In the Pectinophora gossypiella chromosome 27, ilPecGoss1.1, whole genome shotgun sequence genome, ctctgtgatccctagttcggttaggacattacaggctgatcacctgattgtccaaaaagtaaaataattcgagtttcggaaggcacgttaagccgttggtgccggctacTACTGATATCAGTAtgtaggcgttacatgagccatatcaggggcctttggcggctcaataacaaccctgacaccagggttgataaggttggtgttccacctcacaactcacacgataagaagaagatctttagcaataaggccgcctattgtgcttatgttttattcgtatgtttatgtcctttatataattatgttgttgtgcaataaagtattattgattgattgattgtactttttacatttatttcgTGTAATTTAAAGCAAATGTCGACAAGTAAATGTCTGTCTTTATGTTTTGTGTTCTATTgtaaacctaaaaaaacaaatatactagtcgaatgttttttaatttgaaaaatgagTTATTTTAAGAATGGGTCCTTTTAAGAATAAGTCATTTTGCGAATAGGTCTTTACAAGAATAAGCCATTTTGAGAATAGGTCGTTTTAAGAATAAGTCATTATATAAATAGGTCCTTTTTTTAGGGGTATGGCGTTTTGCGAATAAGCCCTTTGTCTACTAAACCGTAACAAAAATCCTCTGTTCCAGCGTGTATCTTatagaatcagcaccaatatttaACTTAATATGTTACAGAGACTTACATTTCTACAACCACACGATAAGATTCATGCCGTCTGTATCAATATTCCGTTTTCCTGAATACCGAATGAAATTACGACCAGGGCCTGGAGTCGATATGAAAGGACAACTGCCAATACCTTACGAAatgtatatgaaacgattgtaaATACGATTTTACTCTGTTAAATTACGGTAATGATTCCTAGctacttaaatttaatttaaggtCGTATGGATTTTAATCCCTTGCCCTTCCCAGATGGGATgaaacgaaaaaataaaaataggttgtTTATTAGTTTTAAAACGTTTTCggtgggaaacgggaacgggacagttgctttcttcattgagtaatctaaataattaatacgaagtggtgttttgtggttaatgatcgcattaagttagtcggaagacattcgcgagtgttattatattggagtattcaatgaacaaagtgtatctgcctattttcgcttcgtgccgggaagccacttcataactcaaaagtttatgcggacttttgagttaattcgtttggggttcggagtaggagtctactccgagggtgggggcttaggtttcatcatcatcacctttcatcatttcattaatcatcaagaaaaaaaaatacgtcagacatggctgtatgggcatagttccctttgccttacccttcggggaaaacaaaaaaaaaatagttttaaaactagctTTTTCAAATACTTTCAATACAGtaagtacccaaaaacaaacgGAAACTAGAAAGACAGAAACTAAATGGATGAAAACAGGAGgaagataaataatatttgtatgttaaataatttattatgtttaccTAGTTAAAACGTAATTTTATgcgtaatttacttaatttttgtTATGGTTTAAGAATTGTTTTAGGATTAATATTGCCATTTGTTGTTTCTACATATTGTTTAGTGTTACGTTACGTTTTAATAACTAATTATACGTACAATCTAtatttgtagttttatttttaaatttaaagtgcAGAATTCAGTAGacatacctgtaattttcttattggcggtaaaggaaagggacgaataagAATAACTGACAGCTATGTATCatttttataatgaaaaaaaaaaaaacagctacagacaaagaaaatagaataatgaaaaaaaaaagtggaATAGGAAACAATAGGAAAGGAGTCTTATGTTTTCGTGTATCTTTACAGGAACTTTATTCTCGAAAACGATTTAAGGTTTTTCTTGGAACTTGCGGCTCTAAACAAACCCTCTTGTTAGAATTTAGGACAAACTAATTTACTTATGTATGACTATTCGACTCTATTCTAATAAGATCCACTTTTCCATTCACGATTTGGCCAGGCAAATGTGGCAAAACAAGATAAAATTTTAAAGAAATGttgaaacacatttttttcGTTTCGTTCGAATCTCAAGCATACAAAGCAAAAAGCATTAACCAAACGCCGTAGAACTGTCTTGACTGTCACAGACGGAAACGTCAAGCAAATTTTTCTTGACAAGTTGTCAAAAATTCCAACAAGCTTGGTATATTTAGCAGTTTCTCTTGTTTTTAATCGTTAAATATGATATTAGACTTGTATTATTCGGTTATTTAGTTTTACAAGACCCTAAACATGGATTCTCAAATAATGGTAGAGCCATTGCCTCTACTGGGGATctgtaatttatgtttgaaCGAAGGTGCTGTAAAAAGTATGTTGCTTGCATATAAATACGGTGAAAACAGTGTAACTTACGCGGACTTGCTGCTAAAATGCTTTTCTATCGATGTAAGTATTTAGAACGTCATTTATTTGTCTATTCCCATTGATTTTAGAAACAACTCTAGCAAAGTTTTGGTGATAAAATCTTTCATCTttagtttttttctttgaatttgtTGTTCTTTAGATCATGGATTCTGCAGTAAAATGCCATAGAGTATTCATCACCATCCTGTTAATATACGAGAACCAGTACATAAGCTTACAACACCTGAATTGGAATAGTTTgagttacatccatcacaagatgaactatgttatatttaaaatccTTTTAATCTAAAAGTTATAAAGATTAAATAGcagcattatttttttagtgaTCACACAAAAGCTATTAATCAAGAGTGAGGGATGTCAGTGGCAAATACGCAAACAGCatcatgccaaaaaaaaaaaaatagagtaagggactttccaggctttgttcaccaaaaacaatatagatggagttgtacagctttaacgtgatatatacctattttcccatcactcaagtacataattattccaaaatatgtgtaatggcagaagcatatataaaaataagatatttggatcacattaactatgtgtagaattattttgctacctatattactattttgatcggaataataatgggtggaagttgtaattcgTTGACCAGTTCAtatactcaattatttgtatcatatactcaattatttgtatcatatactcaattatttgtatttctcgtgtatgttgtttttattatgtgttttgattgtaagttatgtgttactccgtgttttatattatatatttgttatttgttttatatttgttactgtggtgtccctttataataaatgtttctttctttctttctaattgaCAGTAATTGTGCccaagtgtaataaaaagagtcacatttatacccaaaaacaaacgtaaaagtatttttaatatcctgttggaaaattcatgcaaCTTTTAGTGATTTCAaaattttttcagttccatacttttgcgacgaaaatttccatttgatatcaactcagaatcaaggtttgaatcatccctcaaagtttttgttacgatgtcactaacaccctgtatacctgtctcatcttgcaaatgacaagttatAATGTGCttcgtgaggagctcggtggcgcagcggtaaacgcggtctgcgattattgaagttaagcaactttcgcaaaggccggtcataggatgggtgaccacaaaaaagttttcatcttgagctcctccgtgcttcggaaggcgcgttaagccattggtcccggctgcattagcagtcgttaataaccatcaatccgcagtgagcccgcgtgatggtttaaggcccgatctccctatccattcatagggaaggcccatggcCCAGCAgcggggatgttaatgggctgataatgaatgtgctacgtgaaatgggtatatattttcgaacgtgacttgaaggcgagcgattcaaaatTAAGGCCCAATCCCTCGCGgcacgacaaccgcgccgcgcgcatcGCGatatatatcgagggctttgaccaaaaGCCGATCGACGTCTATTTACGTATGTTATGCCATGCCACCGCCAACCCTACAGCGCCACCTGAGCCAGCCAATCAGAGCGTACCAGCCAAAGCCTAGCCAAGCCCTGCCACTTCACCTCGCCGGCCAAGAGGAGAGGATAAACCTTTATAAGCCCTCGGAGCTCATTTTCTTGTATGACGTGAAGAAATCCGACGTTTCTTGTATTATTGTTACGGTACACTTGATAAGGGGAACCTCTGCCCAATTTGCGATttcaccatcactaatttaagagccacgctcttgtcggtgtagcattctccattcttgtcatTGAAATCTAAAAGAACCCTTTAAAAAAATTGCaatggtcaataacccgaccgaATTAGAGAGGTTGCATATcaccgagatgcctattttattcgcccgggttattcattcattttaaaattaacagttgccgatcatccgtcccttttcttttcggctgataagaagatgacaggtataacttaaaataaaattagaggtgtctgcaggcttggtataagaaaaccaaatatgctcaatcctatgacaagttGCCATTGCTAgctcattgatgacgtaagtgttaccattaaattggtatctccaacattccaaggaagtcaattgtattattgaaaattaagtgaattattgactaatgtatttaattactattacttgtcacatatataaaaatcattaaaccatcaccatcatcatcaatttaagagccacgctcttgtcggtgtagcattaatgctagttttttagggaaaaatagggcagtggtttccctcttgccttccgccccgcagtactctgtctgacgcaagatattttactaaaaggtCAAAATTCCCTTGCAAAGTAAATCAAAAACATTgattgtgggtaatttattttttatgaaatggcaatgcagggtgggatgacgtcagctgggctaaccttgaagttagctgtcacttttgagcttttttttttgacgtgacttattgtaaatttgccgcagatggcattaactacttggccggacaaatggggagcgctgaaggctctcaccctgtacaatgtttaagacaacaggcctgagggtgcccagttgggcgcgaacctcggctcagggcgtcgtctgaggaaaaatatttaaaagaatttatcgaccctagtgggtcgatagcgataagcgctgaatgagggaaatcgtcgaccacgccggcggggtcggtatcggggccctgaagtgtttggtgtcgcgagctgattggctgcctctatggctagagtaatcgggtcgtcgggatcacttttgagcataccaggttttcttataccatatcTGCAAGCATCTGGACCATATACTTCCATGTTTCTGAGacgtttgataaaaataatttccaGTTAACACTGCTAGAGCTGGGAGACACGAAGCGGCTGATCTGCGAGCCGTGTGTCTCGAGACTGCAGGACTCCGCTGCCTTCCGTGAAGAAGTGGAGGCCTCGCTGCGGACATTGGAGGCAACCGTCAAACTGCACAGTGAGTTTGGGGAACAtttcaatctcattttattagcgagcgaaatcaaagatgaccaactcagtattaataaacacatacatacataaactcacgcccgtaatcccaaatggggtgggcagagccacaagtaatcaaagacaacttgcagccactgttgatacgaagtattCGAAGTAGTCAGtattaataaagagtaaaatataataaagagtaaaagatcccaaaattataataatgtaaacaacCTTACTTTACatccccgttgctatgcgccataaCCTGAAAGAGACAAAAGATTTATTTGGTAATATAAGAGGATTGgaacatttaattaaaaaaaatattacgaaaaGAAAACAGGAGGttttgaaactaaaaataaagaaaaggatGGAAAAGAACAGCCGTGCAAAATAtgcgaaaaagaaaacaaaggaaTACGTTATCATCCAGAATCGTATcatccggctatacaggttgtgagctgcagtagttttaggtctcagacgacgccctgagccgaggttcgcgcccaactgggcaccctcaggcctgttgtcttaaacgttgtaccgggtgagagccttcagcgctccccatttgtccggccaagtagttaatgccatctgcgacaaatccacaataagtcacgtcaaaaaaaaaaaaagtagttttaggcggatgagacgttcgttatgtaaaaattgacgattcaaagtgtaactatgttacctactgaataaagatatttttgaatttgaattgaatcatTGTGTtggttcaaaaataaaaataatgacaaataaaacaatcaaaaatacctaggcaacgggggttgccagatctgacgccaacacattttattcatcatcactagtttaagagccacgctcttgtcggtgtatctctctccatgctactttttagggaaaaacagggcagtgctttccatcttgccttctgcccaatTATTACGTATTAATTTATTGAGTACTGCTCATTTTATTACGTAAACACTATATCTTACagcatcaccctagcattatcccgtttttcacagggtccgcttacctaaccttaagatttgacaggttttttacagaagcgactgcttatctgaccttccaaacgcaaagggaaaaccaacccaatacaggttaagtcatatacctccgaaaatgcatttctcaggaatgtgggtttcctcacgatgttctccttcaccgctgagcacgtgataatcatttatggtccaaatatgaattcgaaaacaaattcgacaatcattggtttaggtctgtgcaggattcgaatctgcgacctcaaagtgagaggcaagcgttctaccaactgggctaccactgctCCAAAATTTGCATAACATACACTACTagatacaggcctcccctcaatcaaccggagagggtatggagcatactccaccacgctgcttcactgcgggttggtagagccgttttacagctaatagctggaccaacagcttaatgtgccttctgaagcacggaatcatcttaggtTTTAAACTAGGGAGCACAAAGTGCTTTTTGtcatatgttcccaccgggattcgaacccggcgcctccggatcgtgagcccaacgctcaaccactaccCTACCCTATTATATCTTACCCTATTATATCTTTTCAGAAGAGGAACAAATGGCTGATGTGAAACCAGAACTTCCTCATGATGACTTTGACGACAGCTATGATGGAGGACTGGACGATGATGAGGAGGATAACATGGGTTTGTAACATTGAACatcattaaaacacatagtattgggttcttaccgcgtttaaatctgggagactcccgatatttggacactgttgcaagtgctatgatcacgggatgactgatgagattggagtggagtaggtagatccataattttctacgagcagacatatctgtctaccctctttctttgccgcttgtttatgtatgccgaatgttcggaaccatctgaactcgcaccaaactcactacgacaaaccgcactcactgtgtcctcaccaCATTAGGCAGTTTTAAGCTTTTTGCAATCTATAAGAAgctataagaagaccagggggtttaaaaggccacaacgaataaattcatctaaaaaagcaatattgcaatttgacatttgcgcatataaaagtaaatgcaaacgaatgtcaaatagcaatattgctttttcagatgaattgcttcgctgtggccattttaacccccccatgtatgctcaaaagtgacagcttaactttcaaggttagcccatcTGACCaaccaatgtttttatgtttactttgcaaggaaattttgaaaagatttacgtacagttttagtgatttttatatatgtgacaagtaatagtaattaaatacatcatcatcaccagcccattaacgtccccactgctggggcacgggccttccctatggatggatagggagatcgggccttaaaccaccacgcgggcccagtgcggattggtggtaattaacgactgctaatgcagccgggaccaacggcttaacgtgccttccgaagcacggaggagctcgagatgaaaacttttttttttgtggtcacccatcctatgaccggcctttgcgaaagttgcttaacttcaacaatcgcagaccgagcgcgtttaccgctgcgccaccgagctccttagtaattaaatacatgagTCAGTAATTCattaaattttcaataataaaatttacgtcttgggaatgttggagatactagTTTAATGGTAGCACTTACGTcacaagggctagcaatggcaaCTTGTAATAGGattcagacagagtactgcggggcggaaggcaagagggaaaccactgccctatttttccctagaaaagtagcattaatgctacaccgacaagagcgtggctcttaaattgatgatgatggtgatggtttaatgatttttatacatgtgacaagtaatagtaattaaatacattagtcaataattcacttaattttcaataatacaattgacttccttggaatgttggagataccattttaatggtaacacttacgtcatcaatgggctagcaatggcggcttgtcataggattgagcatacctgattttcttataccatgcctgTAGACacctctaattttattttaaggtataccTGTCAGTTTCCTaaccgccgaaaaagaaagggacggatgactgacaactgttaattttaaaatcaatgaataacccggcgaataaaataggcatctcgctgatatgctctctaattctgtcgggtaattGAATGGTAACTCGTCAttaatgggctagcaatggcggcttgttataGGTTTGAGCATACTTGgtaatctaacccgatgaagtcttggttgattttggaatttgggtttcctcacgatggcaaggcatacttacaatacaaggaataaaaataaaattgttgttcaaaattctagattaagtaaattaaattcatcttttttggggttatgtatacgtttttacaataaaataccagataatattttaaatttgtcagagaacaaatttaaagctcacgtgaagcttactttatgtaaaaaagcctattataagattaatgattacctaaatgataaaaatgtctggtattgaatgtgttcctctagttattaaataacttgtaatgtaccctcattgatttaaaagatgtgttgctgttgcagtttcttgtcatttcttctcctcagccataacaccttgcgaaatgacgtaaattcaaaaatgttacattgaccttcaacaagtttatccatgataattacgttgaataaatgattctgattctgattgattctgatgttttccttgaccgctgagcacgtgatacatttatggtccaaacatgaatttgaaaacaaattggacaatcgttggtttacgcctgtgctggattcgaacctgcgacctcaaagtgagaggcaagcgttctaccaactggtctaCCATTGCTCCAAAATTtttcttacataacatacataaacagcctatatacgtcccactactagaCGCAggtctccccttaatcaaccggagagggtatggagcatactccaccacgctgtttcactgcgggttggtagagccGTTTTGCAGCTAATAGCTGGACCTAcaacttaatgtgccttccgaagcacggaatcatctggtaatctaacccgatgaagctTTAGTTTGCAgtcagggtgaaccagtcttggttgattttgtcTCCCCCCCAATTTCAAAGCCCGGTGCGTTGGCACACTTCGCACCGCCTTAGGGCCCtagttgaataaagaataacccTTTTCACCCAACAATCTGTACTAACTTGTCAACAATTCTTTACAGTGCTAAAAGACATCGCGATTAAGAAGGAGCCTAAACAAGAGTTCCATCCAAAGAAGCCTTGGAAGAAGGCCAGCAAACCCAAAATAACGCTTGTGAAAACTAACAACTTGTGCGAGATTGAAAAATTACTGGAGTCCGGTCTCTTCCCGTTCAAGATGCGCAAAAACCGCACGTTTTCCTGCTCAATATGTCCGGAGAGTTCGACAAATTTAGACGACATTAGGAACCATATCAAAGACCACAGCAAATCGAACTTGAACGTAGCATTTAAGAAAATGATGTATTCAAACTCCCAAAGGTTTTACAAGAACTCAACGTCTTTGCGCTGCAAAATTTGCACGACTGATATCACCAACTACGCCGAACTTAAGGAACATTTGGAAAACTGCAATCGATTGAAAACGCCTTACAAGTGGAATAATTTGCCTTTTAAATTGGAGAAGGATCAGCTGGACTGTCCGGTTtgcaagaaaacatttttgaacTTCGTTAGTTTGAACACGCATATGAATTTGCACTATCCGAATTTTATTTGCGAAAACTGCGGTAAAGCGTTCGCTTCCAAAGCCAGGCTGCGCGGACATATGCGGACTCACGAAGTAGGTAGCTTTCCTTGTAGATATTGCAGTGCTGTCTTCGATCGAGTCACTAAAAGGGAGAATCACGTGTCCAAAGAACACAAAGCCGGAGTGAGATATGCTTGCAAACGGTGTAATATATCTTTAACTTCCTTCTACGCGCGGCAGAAACATTTAGCAGAAGTCCACAACGAGGAATTGAAAAGGTACAAATGTAAAGCGTGTCCGCAAAGCTATATAACTCCTGGACACCTGTCGAGTCATGTCCGAAGAGACCATTTGAACGAGAGGAATCACAAATGTGATAAATGTGACTTGGCTTTTTATACTAAGAACGCGCTAAAAATGCACATGATAAAGCACGATGGGGAAAGAATACACGTTTGTACTATATGTCAAAAGTCCTATCAAAGGAAGAAGACTTTGAGAGAACATATGAGAATCCATACTAATGATAAGAGGTTCGTTTGCCCCGTCTGTGGGCGGGCGTTTACACAGAAATGTACGTTAAAGGGACATCTAAAAGTACACGAAAGGAAAGTTGAAGTCGATGATAGAATCATGCAGCCGTTACATTCTATTTAAAACATCACGCTGTCCTTACAGGCAAGCTCGAAATATATCACATAGTATTTTGTTTccttaaaaaaagattaaaaccCGTATTCTGTTCGCAATTTTTATTCTATTAGTCTATATAAATGTTATATTTGAAATTGATATTGTTATACAggatgtgacatcgtaacgaatactgagcgggatgattcagaccatgattctgagttaatatcaagtggaattttccgtcgcaaaattcatggtttttttttaattattttcaattctatactttggcgttggtaaatttcacttgatattaactcagaataattatctgaatcatccctctcagtattcgttacgatgtcacttacacaccatacaagtgcgtatgggtgttagtgacac is a window encoding:
- the LOC126378886 gene encoding zinc finger protein OZF-like isoform X1; translated protein: MDSQIMVEPLPLLGICNLCLNEGAVKSMLLAYKYGENSVTYADLLLKCFSIDLTLLELGDTKRLICEPCVSRLQDSAAFREEVEASLRTLEATVKLHKEEQMADVKPELPHDDFDDSYDGGLDDDEEDNMVLKDIAIKKEPKQEFHPKKPWKKASKPKITLVKTNNLCEIEKLLESGLFPFKMRKNRTFSCSICPESSTNLDDIRNHIKDHSKSNLNVAFKKMMYSNSQRFYKNSTSLRCKICTTDITNYAELKEHLENCNRLKTPYKWNNLPFKLEKDQLDCPVCKKTFLNFVSLNTHMNLHYPNFICENCGKAFASKARLRGHMRTHEVGSFPCRYCSAVFDRVTKRENHVSKEHKAGVRYACKRCNISLTSFYARQKHLAEVHNEELKRYKCKACPQSYITPGHLSSHVRRDHLNERNHKCDKCDLAFYTKNALKMHMIKHDGERIHVCTICQKSYQRKKTLREHMRIHTNDKRFVCPVCGRAFTQKCTLKGHLKVHERKVEVDDRIMQPLHSI
- the LOC126378886 gene encoding zinc finger protein 354B-like isoform X2 produces the protein MADVKPELPHDDFDDSYDGGLDDDEEDNMVLKDIAIKKEPKQEFHPKKPWKKASKPKITLVKTNNLCEIEKLLESGLFPFKMRKNRTFSCSICPESSTNLDDIRNHIKDHSKSNLNVAFKKMMYSNSQRFYKNSTSLRCKICTTDITNYAELKEHLENCNRLKTPYKWNNLPFKLEKDQLDCPVCKKTFLNFVSLNTHMNLHYPNFICENCGKAFASKARLRGHMRTHEVGSFPCRYCSAVFDRVTKRENHVSKEHKAGVRYACKRCNISLTSFYARQKHLAEVHNEELKRYKCKACPQSYITPGHLSSHVRRDHLNERNHKCDKCDLAFYTKNALKMHMIKHDGERIHVCTICQKSYQRKKTLREHMRIHTNDKRFVCPVCGRAFTQKCTLKGHLKVHERKVEVDDRIMQPLHSI